In the genome of Rhodamnia argentea isolate NSW1041297 chromosome 3, ASM2092103v1, whole genome shotgun sequence, one region contains:
- the LOC115726871 gene encoding UDP-glycosyltransferase 708G1-like: MTTPKLPHIALIPSAGMGHLMPFLRLAAMLAKQNAIVTVITAQPTVSIAESDHISSFLRHNPKINHLELQLTPSFGQANGAPVDPFFLQMHLINQSIHLLPPLLSSSSPPISAIFLDFLLAAKVAPIAKTLHLPVYIVCTSSVAFLSLMAYLPMLVSNPVEFNKTKAEINIPGLPPMAMSTIPPVFHDSGHLLTSIIITNSPALSEAKGIFMNNFEWFEASALAALNKDRVIESLPPVLPIGPLEPYHAPHDDDKRDRYRSWLDNQPAESVVYISFGSRTAMSRDQIRELEKGLEKTGWRFFWVLKTSKVDKDDQEDAEHFLNESFLERTKNKGSVIKGWVDQQEILAHPAVGGFVSHCGWNSVMEAAQQGMPMLAWPQHGDQKMNAKVTEEAGLGLWERGWDWGPSGIVKGEEIERKIVELMTDEKLRERAKKVGEEARKAVGRGGSSDKVIREVVESLIIPF; the protein is encoded by the coding sequence ATGACTACACCTAAACTTCCTCACATTGCTCTGATCCCTAGTGCTGGAATGGGCCATTTGATGCCATTCCTACGGCTCGCGGCGATGCTGGCGAAGCAAAACGCCATCGTCACGGTCATTACAGCTCAACCGACGGTCTCCATTGCCGAGTCGGACCACATATCCTCGTTCCTCCGCCACAATCCCAAGATCAATCATCTTGAGCTCCAGCTGACTCCTAGCTTTGGGCAAGCCAATGGCGCTCCTGTCGACCCTTTCTTTCTCCAGATGCATCTCATCAATCAGTCGATCCATCTTCTCCCTCCGCTGTTATCTTCCTCATCTCCACCTATTTCCGCTATTTTTTTGGACTTCCTTCTCGCTGCTAAGGTTGCTCCCATTGCTAAAACCCTTCACCTTCCTGTCTATATTGTTTGCACCTCCTCGGTCGCTTTCCTCTCGCTCATGGCATACCTTCCGATGCTGGTATCGAACCCAGTTGAGTTCAACAAAACCAAAGCCGAAATAAATATACCGGGATTGCCACCCATGGCAATGTCGACCATTCCGCCAGTATTCCATGATTCCGGTCATCTTCTTACGTCGATTATTATTACAAACTCTCCAGCTCTATCAGAGGCCAAAGGGATCTTCATGAACAATTTCGAGTGGTTTGAAGCGTCTGCACTCGCCGCTCTCAACAAAGATAGGGTGATTGAAAGCTTGCCGCCCGTTCTGCCCATAGGGCCATTAGAACCATATCATGCTCCACATGACGACGACAAAAGGGATAGATACAGGTCATGGCTGGATAATCAGCCAGCTGAATCTGTGGTGTACATAAGCTTTGGGAGCAGAACGGCGATGTCCAGAGATCAGATACGAGAGTTGGAAAAGGGGCTGGAGAAGACGGGGTGGAGATTCTTCTGGGTACTAAAAACCAGTAAAGTAGATAAGGATGACCAAGAGGATGCGGAACACTTTTTGAATGAATCCTTCTTGGAGAGAACAAAGAACAAGGGGTCGGTGATAAAAGGGTGGGTGGACCAGCAGGAGATTCTGGCGCATCCTGCCGTCGGAGGGTTCGTGAGCcactgcgggtggaactcgGTGATGGAAGCGGCCCAGCAGGGCATGCCAATGCTTGCATGGCCGCAACATGGGGACCAGAAGATGAACGCGAAGGTCACGGAGGAGGCGGGATTGGGGCTGTGGGAGAGGGGATGGGATTGGGGTCCCAGTGGGATTGTGAAGGGGGAAGAGATTGAGAGGAAGATTGTGGAGTTGATGACGGATGAGAAGCTGAGGGAGAGAGCCAAGAAGGTGGGGGAAGAGGCTAGGAAGGCTGTTGGGAGAGGTGGGAGCTCTGATAAGGTGATTAGAGAAGTTGTCGAATCGTTAATTATTCCTTTTTAA